From Clostridia bacterium:
TAACTTTTTTATTTAAGCATTTTTTAGAAATAATATCTGAAAGCGAAATTTTACAACTTTTTAAATGCAATTTACTTAGAGTAGCATTATGAAATCAAGATTATACCGTTATAAATTCTACAACTTTTTTATCACTCATCATGTATAACGTTTGCATTTAAGGTGTGCAGTAATTGCAACATAAACGTGCAGTAAAAAAGATAAATATAAAAAGCCATGGAGAAGTACTAAAAATATTCATCTCCATGGCTTTTTTATTGCGAACAAAACTATATTACCTCAAAAAATTGTGCTGAGAGTGATCGGTTGAGAGGATAATTCTTATCTATGCAATGGCAGTAACAAGCTTTGGACTGGCTGAAACCTTTTGTAGGAGATTTGATTACTTTCCGTGGCGTATGATTCGTTCAGGAGATTTTGATAGGGTTTTGCTTAGACCTCGCTCCTTGTTTATTCAGATTGCCGGCTCTTATTTTCATATTCATAGGATGTCAAGAGTAATCAGCGGTTTAGGTGCAATTATATGGAGTATTTGGAAACTGGGAATACAAGCGACATTCATCAATCTGCTGACAATCTTACTTGCACTTTTAGGAGGATACTTTAAAGGTCTACTAGCTTTACCAGCATTTAATAGAAGAAGCTGCTGATAAAGTATACCAAAGAGTTGTTGAGAATAAGGACATTGCTGAAGATGAAGCAAATAATATTTCTAAAAAAGTAGGCTTGGCAGCTCTAAAGTATAGCGATTTATCTAATCAAATTTCAAAAGACTATATTTTCGATGTAGAGCGACTTACCTCTGTTGAGGGGAATACAGGGCCTTATATTATATATACGGTAGTCCGTATTAAATCCATACTTAATAAATTTTTCTCTATGAATCCTGAATATCAGCTAGACAGGGTATCTATACAAATACCGTATAGTGAAAGTGAACGTAATTTGATGCTTAAAATTGCTCAGTTTAGTGAAGTTGTTACAAAGAGTTTTATTGATTATTCTCCTCATAAGATATGTCAATTTATTTACGACTTATCAAATGAAGTTAATAGATTTTATCATGAAAATAAGATTATTTATGAGCAAGATTCTTTAAAACAATATTCTTGGATAAAGCTTATTACATTGACAAGAGATATTTTAATAAAATGTTTAGATCTATTAGCTATAGAAGCTCCTGACAGAATGTAATGTCCAGTTTTCCAAGCATTATATATCATTGATAGCACTCCTATTGTTTATGACATTAGTAGGGTACTGCGATATTGAAAAAAGAAACATAGGCATTCAAACATAGCAGCCAAAGCTTTTGGGTTAGCTACTATAAAATAACGATTCGTATACAACATCTAAACACATTATTAACTGTAGTATGCTTCATTAACAAAACAGTCGATTTACAATAAATTCATTAATAAAACTGTGTAGAGTAGTACATCAAGAAATAATTGAGACTGCAAAATGCTTATCAGATTCTGAACTAGTATGTAATATTTTGTAGAATATATTATGAAAATAATGTAAAATAATTATAAACATACAATAAATAATCGGTTACTAGTTTTTACCTGAGAAGCAAAACTTCATAAATCTTTCGGGTGTGGTGCAGGAGGTATTATGAATGCTATTTTTAGCCGTAGAAGTATAAGGAAATATACTAAACAGGATATTTCTGAAGAAATTATTGAGAAAATAATTAGAGCAGGGATGGCAGCACCATCTGCGGGTAATGAGCAACCCTGGCACTTTATTGTTATCAACGACAGGAGTGTTCTGAATGAGATTCCTAAGTTCCATCCATATGCCAAAATGCTGGCGGAGGTGGATAATGCAATCGTTATCTGCGGTGATCTGACCCTCGAAAAGTATGAAGGCTTCTGGGTACAGGATTGCTCGGCAGCAACGCAGAATATGCTGCTGATGGTACATGACCTTGGATTAGGTTCTGTGTGGTTAGGAGTATACCCTATAGAAGAGAGGGTAAAGGCTCTAAAAGAATTGTTGGGATTACCGGAGAACATCATTCCGTTTTCTGTCTTACCCATAGGTCATCCGGCAGAAAGTAAAGAACCCGCAAACCGGTTTAGTCCTTCAAAAGTCCATAGGAATAGGTGGTGAGGTATGGACATTATTGAACAACTGTCCTCAAAGACAGGTGATAAAACCTAAGTATCCAACATATATGTCGATGAAACTGGAATGGCTCATGCAAGGTTTTCGGCAAACAAACCTTGTAATCCAATACCATTATAGAAAAATACTTAAAGTACTTTTGAGGTGAAGAAAGTGAAGCGTGCAATAGCGTTAGTCATCATTTTTATCCTGCTTACATCAGCTAATTCCTTTGCTGAGGATAGGAGCAAAATTTCAAAGGATGATAGACCTCCCAAGACATCTGACAGCAGAAAAACGGGAGAAAAACAGGAAAAGGCCAAGGATAATACGCCAGGACCTGGTATTGATGAAAAGACCGGATATCCTGTTTCAAATCCATATTCAAGAAAAACAGTTTCATATAAGATACCTTACAAGGTAGAAGTGCCTTCCAAATATGACCAGGACCAGGATAGGAAATATCCATTGCTTGTATCATTGCATGGTGGAGGACAGAGGGGCAGCGATATTACTACGATTAAGGCTCCGAACTTTGCCAGATATGAAAAAAACGGGTATAATTTTGAGTTTATAACCATTTCACCTTTATGCCCTAATGGTTACCAGTGGATGGAATTCCTCCCAGAGTTGAATTCGATAATAAATGATACTGTTTCAAAATACAGGGTGGATATCAACCGCATCTATCTTACAGGAACCAGTATGGGCGGGGCCGGTACCTGGTACCTTGCAGCAGCTTATCCAAAGCAATTTGCTGCGATTATGCCGGTTATTGCTTGTTGTGATCCTGCACTTGCAGTTAACCTGAAGGATATACCGATATGGGCTATGAATGGGGCTAAAGACCCTGTAGTTCCACTGCAATATGCACAGAATACAATCAATGCGCTTAAAGCTGTCGGAGCAAAAGAGTTGAAATTCACAGTGGATCCAGAGGGCGGACATACGGCACCAAGCTTTATAAAGCCGGAAGATACTTATAATTGACTGCTTGAACACAGTTTGGCCGACAGGAGAATACAGGAGATCGATAGTATAAATTATGATATTTTTTATCCCAAAGGCTATAAGGACAGCGAAGATAAAAAATGGCCCATGATATTATATTTGCATGACAAGAATGAGAATACAAAATCATCATATATAAGCAAAGGTTTGGAGAAATACAACAATTCACCCTTCATTCTCGTTTCTCCCAGATGTCCTGAGGGCTTTGTATGGACCCAACTTCAAAGTGAATTGAATAATCTTTTGGATAACCTTTTAGACAGATATCCGGTTGATAAAGAACGCGTTTATATATCCGGTAAGGGAACAGGAGGAAGTGGTACTGTATTTTTGAGCTCCATTTATCCTGAACGTTTTGCCGGAGTAGTACCTGTAAACTGCGAACTTGATCCAATTATAGTTCAAAACCTTTATGATGTTCCCACCTGGGTATTCAACAGCAACAAGGCAATGGTACCACCTTCGGATGAAAAGCAAAAAGCTGAAGCCAAACTGGGAATTTTCAATCTTTATTCAAAATTCACGATTACTAATAGCACTGGTAAAAGAATTGATGAGAATGTTTATACCAAAGACCTTTTTGACTGGCTGCTGAGTTTTAATACCAAAGGCTTGATAGCAAAAGATAAGAGTCAGAAGGAAATTACACTAATGTTGGAAAATCCATATATGCTGGTTGGCGGGAAAGTATGCCAGGTAGAACCGGGTAATAAGGGGACATTAACACTGGATGTGAAGGGGAATCTGATAGTTCCTGCTGATACTTTGGTGAAAAATTTGGGCGGAAACATAGAATACATTGAAAAGGAAAAAAGGATGACCATAAAATTCAAATCCAAAAATATTGATATATGGATAGGAAATCCGAAAGCAAAGATAAACAACAAGGAAAAAGCTATGGAGACAGCAGCGCAGAGCATTAAAGGAGTTCGCTACATACCATTGAAATTCATTGTCGAAAATTCTGGGAATAAATTCCAGTATGATGATACAAAGAGGAAGGTATTAATATTTAAGGAAGTTAAGGGTAAGTAACTAAAAATTACGCACAGCCACAAGAACACGGAGTAACAGTGCTTTGCAGATTAAGGTCTTATGCCTCTGGAAGGCGACCCGGCAAAAGGTGCTGGAAATTTTTCAAAATAAAAGGGTAGAGGGGATTAAGTACACGGCCAATCCTACTCTGCCCTTTTTATACTAATAAATAAATGCATATCTTGTTTCAAAGAATATATGACTTATATAAATCAGCTTTTTAGTAAATCCAGGATTTGTTGCTTTAATTCTAAAATTAATTTTTGTTTTTCTATAATCTGCTTTTTATAACTTATTATATTGCTTAATGCGGTAGAAGCTTT
This genomic window contains:
- the argS gene encoding arginine--tRNA ligase, whose product is MEEAADKVYQRVVENKDIAEDEANNISKKVGLAALKYSDLSNQISKDYIFDVERLTSVEGNTGPYIIYTVVRIKSILNKFFSMNPEYQLDRVSIQIPYSESERNLMLKIAQFSEVVTKSFIDYSPHKICQFIYDLSNEVNRFYHENKIIYEQDSLKQYSWIKLITLTRDILIKCLDLLAIEAPDRM
- a CDS encoding nitroreductase family protein; the protein is MNAIFSRRSIRKYTKQDISEEIIEKIIRAGMAAPSAGNEQPWHFIVINDRSVLNEIPKFHPYAKMLAEVDNAIVICGDLTLEKYEGFWVQDCSAATQNMLLMVHDLGLGSVWLGVYPIEERVKALKELLGLPENIIPFSVLPIGHPAESKEPANRFSPSKVHRNRW
- a CDS encoding alpha/beta hydrolase-fold protein, which codes for MKRAIALVIIFILLTSANSFAEDRSKISKDDRPPKTSDSRKTGEKQEKAKDNTPGPGIDEKTGYPVSNPYSRKTVSYKIPYKVEVPSKYDQDQDRKYPLLVSLHGGGQRGSDITTIKAPNFARYEKNGYNFEFITISPLCPNGYQWMEFLPELNSIINDTVSKYRVDINRIYLTGTSMGGAGTWYLAAAYPKQFAAIMPVIACCDPALAVNLKDIPIWAMNGAKDPVVPLQYAQNTINALKAVGAKELKFTVDPEGGHTAPSFIKPEDTYN
- a CDS encoding stalk domain-containing protein, with translation MADRRIQEIDSINYDIFYPKGYKDSEDKKWPMILYLHDKNENTKSSYISKGLEKYNNSPFILVSPRCPEGFVWTQLQSELNNLLDNLLDRYPVDKERVYISGKGTGGSGTVFLSSIYPERFAGVVPVNCELDPIIVQNLYDVPTWVFNSNKAMVPPSDEKQKAEAKLGIFNLYSKFTITNSTGKRIDENVYTKDLFDWLLSFNTKGLIAKDKSQKEITLMLENPYMLVGGKVCQVEPGNKGTLTLDVKGNLIVPADTLVKNLGGNIEYIEKEKRMTIKFKSKNIDIWIGNPKAKINNKEKAMETAAQSIKGVRYIPLKFIVENSGNKFQYDDTKRKVLIFKEVKGK